The sequence CCCGAGTGCGTGCGCGGGCGCGAGGGCGGCGGCGGTGCCCTCCTCGGCCGAGAGCCTACGCACCGCGAGGGCGGCCTCGGCGCGGAGCTCGGCGCTCGGATGCGACTTGGCGAGGTCTCCCAGCGTGCGCTCGGCGAGGCCCGCCGTGGTCGTGTCGGCCAGGTGCTCGATCGTGGCCATCGCGGCGAGCGCCGAGGCCTCGTCGGGCGAGCTCGCGCGCGCCCTCTGCGCCGCGAGCATCGCGTCGGGCGCGCGGGCCGTGAGCCGGGGGCCGGCGGCGGCCGGAGTGGTCGCCGTGACCTGCGCCTGCGCGCGCGGGGCCTTCGGCGACCTCCCGCCCAGGCCTACCGGCGCCTGCGCGCGTCCGGAGGGGGGAGGCTGCGCGTGCGACGATGCGACCGCCCCGAGGGCGAGGGTGGCTGAGCAGACGAAGAGCGACGCGCGCATGAACGGGACCTCCCTCGGCTCGGTCCGAGTGAGCCGAGCGCCGCGCGACTCTAGCCCCAATCGCGCGTCGAGCGCCCGACTTTGCGGGGGGGCGGCCGGCCCGCCCCGCCGCGCCTGGCCCGCGCGGAATGCCACGCGGGCGCCGCGCTCGTGGTGCTACCTTAGGTCGCGGCCCGATGCCCAAGAAGCCCGCCAGCGACGCGCCGCTTCCCTCGTTCGGCGACGACGACGAGCACGCAAGCACGCGCGCCTTTCGGTCCCCACTCATCGACGAGGACGAGGCCGGTGCAAGCGGTGCAAGCGGTGCAAGCGGTGCAAGCGGTGCAAGCGGTGCAAGCGGTGCAAGCGACGAGCGCGCTCCGGGTGACTCGAGTGACGACGGTGACGATCACGACGAGGTGGCGACCGGGCGCTCGCGTCGCGGGCCTTCGTCGATCCGCGTCGAGATCGACACTCGCCCGGTGCCTCTCCCGCGGTTCCCCTCCGCTGACGACGTGACGAGGCCGCTCGAGCCGCTGCAGACCCTCCCTGCGCTCCCCACGCTCCCCACGCTCCCGGTAGGTGCGGACGACTCGACGAGCCGCCCGCTCGTGCCCACGCGCTCGTCGTCCCGCATGCTCGTCCCGTGGGCGCGCGGTGGCGATCATGACGCGCCCCCGTCGTCGGTGTCGCCGCGCGCGTTCGCGCCGCCAACCGCGCCGACCTTGCCAATCGCGCCAATCGCGCCGACCTTGCCAATCGCGCCAATCGCGCCGACCTTGCCAATCGCGCCAATCGCGCCAATCGCGCCCCCCGCGCCCCCCGCGCCCCCCGCGCCCACCGCGCCCCCCTCGTCGTCGTTCGTGCCGTTGACGGGCGCCACTTTCACTCCGCGCGCGCAGCCGGCGGCCGCACCGTTCGCAGGGGCCTTCCCGTCGTCTGGCGCGTTTGCGGCCACGATGCCCGCCACGCCCCCCTCCGTCCCCGCACCCGCGGCGCCGTCCACTTCGGTCGCGGGGGCGCTGCCGCCGGGCCCGCCTGGCACGTTTCCCCAAGCCCCGCTGCCCGTCTCCGCGCCAGTGCCCGCCGCGGCCGGGCCGAGCCTCATCGGGCGGCTCGCGTGGGGCGTGATCATCCTCGCCGTGTCGGCTGCGGTGGGCGGAGGGCTCGCCTCGTGGCTCTCACCGAAGCGCGCGCCGCAGGCGCCCTCGGTCCAGTCGTCGGTGGCTTCGTCGCCGGCCCCGCTGCCGGTGCCGGTCATCCCCGTGACGCCCGTGACGCCGTCGCCCGGCGGGCGTCCCGCCGCGCTGTCGGGCGTCATCGAGCTGCCGCCGTCGAGCGCCGGTGCACAGCTCTGGCTCGACGGCGTGTTGACGCCGCACGGGGCGGGGCCCCTGGTGGTGCCCTGTGGCCGGCACGTCGTGAAGGTCTCTGGGCCGGGCATGCACCCGACCGTCGAGAGCCTCGACGTGCCGTGCGGCGGTCGCGTGGTCCTCCCGTAGCCTCGCGGTTCAGCGCGGCGGGGCCACACATCGCGACCCCTCCTCGCTACTTGCCGGCCTCGCGGATGGCGAAAAGGAACGCCTTCGCGATCCGCTGGGCGTGAGGGTTGTAGCAAATGTGGCCCTGCCCCGAGGCCGAGTCCACACCCTGGTTCTTGCTCGGACAGCCGCTCGTGGAGCGGACCGAGTTGCAGATCTCCCACGAGCCGCCACGCTGGCACCGCGCGCCGCTGCCCGGCTCGGTGCTCTCGATGTCCTGCAGGTCGAAGATGACGTCGGACGCGAAGGTCGACAGCATCCACGTGCGCATTTCCATCTTCGGCGCGTTCTCGCTGGGCACGTTGTAGACGAAGGGCGGCGTGACATGGAGCACGCGCACGCCCTGCGCCTTGATCGCCGTCACGGCCGCCAGGTAGCTCGAGCGCGCGGTCGCCTGGTTGCCGGCGACCACGTCCGCGTAGCCGAACTTCATGATGGCGACGCGCAACGTGTTCTTGTTGGCGACGGCCATGTTGCGAAACTCGGTCGCCTTGCCGCTCGGGTTGCCGTTTCCCGTGGAGAAGAGGCCGCCGTTCAGCCCCCCGGCCAAGCTCGTCGACGAGCTTGTGATGTAGTTGAAACGGAAGCCGAGGCCCTCGGCGCCGTCTTCGAGATCGCCGCCCACCGACTGATGCAGGAACGCGCTCCGGAAGCCCCGCACCTCGCCCTTCTGGGCGGCCGTGAGCGCGTCCCACTGACCGGGGCCGGCGGCGCCCACGACGCCCGGTGCGGGCGGCGGGCCGGAGTCGACTGGGGGCGCCGCGTCGATGGGAGGCGGCGCGGTGTCGCGGCCCGCGTCGACGGGTGGAGGCGTGGAGGTGTCGGGGGTGGCGTCCCGAGGAGGCGGAGGGGAAGCGTCACGCGGAGGCGGCGGCGTGGCGTCGAAGGCGGGGTTGGGCGCGCCGTCGGGGAGGACGGGCGGGGGCTGGGCGGTCGATGTGGAGGTGGACGTCGACGTGGACGTCGCGCTCGGAGCGCCGTCGGGCAGGAGCTCCGGTTCGGTGCTGGCGTCTGCGCCGTCGGAGAGGGCGGCGTCACCGCACGCGGCGCCGCCGAAGAGGAGCGCGGCGACGGCGCCGAAGAGAACGATCGAGCGCGTGCGCATCATGAGGGATTCTCCGAGGGTGCCGCAGTATGCCCCGTTCCGCCGCGCCGGCAACCGGCAAGACGCGTCCCCCCGCGCGAGTTCCGGTATAGTCGAGGCGCGTGCAGCTCTCATCAGGTCAGACCTTTGCCAGGTACACCATCGACCGCGAGATCGGTCAGGGTGGCATGGGGCGCGTCTACCTCGCGACCGACACGGTGCTCCGCCGAGAGGTGGCGCTCAAGGTGCTGTTGCCCGAGCGCACCTCGGGCGAGGGCCCCGCGCGCTTCGCCCGAGAGGCGAGCCTCGCGGCCATGGTGACGCACCCGAACATCGTCGCGGTCTACGACTACGGCACGGTCGACGGCGCGCCGTTCATCGCCATGGAGTACGTCGAGGGCGAGACGCTGGCGCCGCACCTGGGCGACAAGGCCATTCCGCTCACGAAGCGCCTCGCGTGGCTCGTCGACGTGAGCCGCGCGCTGGCGGCGGCGCACGAGAAGGGGCTCGTGCACCGCGACGTCAAGCCGTCCAACATCATGGTCACCCGCGCGGGCCTCGCGAAGGTGCTCGACTTCGGCCTCGCCAAGCAGACCCAGCCGTCGTCGGGGCCGCGCGCGTTCCAGACCCTCGAGGGCCGCGTGCTCGGGACGCCCCGCTACATGGCGCCCGAGCAGCTCGCCGGGGGCGCCGTCACTCCCCAGACCGACCAGTACGGCCTCGGCGTCGTGGCCTACGAGCTCATCACGGGCTCGCACCCGAACGGCGCCGATGGCCGAGTGATCCCGCCCAAGCTGCTCACGGAGGTCGATCCGTCGCTGCCGTTCCGCCTGGCGGTGGCCGTCGCGCGCGCGCTCGCCAAGAACCCCGCCGATCGCTTCCCCTCCATGCACGAGCTCACGGCGGAGCTCGAGCGTGCGCTCACCGACGTCGCCAGCGGACGTGGTGAAGACACGAGCCCGTTTGGGACCGCCGCCGTGCACGCGCCGCGCGCGCTCCAGACACTGCCGGTGGGGGTCCCGCCCGCGGTGGTCACGGCTGCGGGCCCCTCCACGACGCTCCCCGCGGGGAACGCAGCGATGGCGCCCGCGCGCACGCTGCCGGTCGTGTCCGGGCCTGCCATGGCGCCTGTGATTGCCTCGATGCCTTCGCCTGGCGGCCGGGTCTCCCCGGGCCGCACGCTGCCTTCGCCCGGCACGAAGCCGGTGGCCCCCGACGGCACGCTGCGGTCGGCGGTGGGCGACGACGGCCGCGCGCTCGGGCTCAGCATCGACGAGACGGTTCGTCGCGCCGAGGCCGCCCGCGATGCGGCCGTGGAGCGCGCGGCCGTCGAGCGGGTCCCGCCGTCCGTGGTGGTCGTCGCCCCGCCGCGATCGTCGCTGAGGACGTGGTCGAAGGCCATGTGGCTCACCGTCGTCGTCGTCGGCATCGCGGGCGTCGTGGCGGGCGCGCTGCTCGCGGCGTGGGCCATCGGCGGCTCGGCGGCGCCCGCGCCTCCGTCCGCGCCGTCGTCGTCGTCATCGCCGAACGTCGTCTTCTAAGCGGGCGCGGGTCATGGGCCCAGGGCGCGCCCGGGCGGACGATGGAGGATCGCGTCCTTCGCGGATCGGGGAGCACGACCGCAGAAAGAAGCGGCGCGGGCCGCGGTCACCGCACGCAGGGAGGTCAACACGTCCTTGAGACTGGAGGCCAACCGTGTTAGCGACGGACCCCCATTTCCTCGGAGGATTCCGACATGACCGCGATCAACGGACAGCCCATCACGATGGGCGCTGGCAACAAGCTCAACGTCCCCGACAACCCCATCATCCCGTTCATCGAGGGCGACGGCACCGGCCCCGACATCTGGCGCGCGAGCGTGCGCGTGCTCGACGCGGCGGTCGAGAAGGCCTACGGCGGCAAGAAGAAGATCGCGTGGCACGAGGTGTACGCAGGCGAGAAGGCCTTCCAGAAGTTCCAGAACTGGCTCCCCGACCAGACGGTGGAGGACTTCCGCACCTACCTCGTCGGCATCAAGGGGCCGCTCACCACGCCGATCGGCGGCGGCATCCGCTCGCTCAACGTGGCGCTCCGCCAGATGCTCGACCTCTACGTGTGCCTGCGCCCCGTGCGCTGGTTCGAGGGCGTGCCGAGCCCCGTCAAGCGCCCCGGCGACGTCGACATGGTGATCTTCCGCGAGAACACCGAGGACATCTACGCCGGCATCGAGTTCGAGTCGCAGGGCGAGGCCGCGAAGAAGGTGCTCGCGTTCGTCGAGAAGGAATTCCCGAAAGATTTCAAGAAGA is a genomic window of Myxococcales bacterium containing:
- a CDS encoding serine/threonine protein kinase; translated protein: MQLSSGQTFARYTIDREIGQGGMGRVYLATDTVLRREVALKVLLPERTSGEGPARFAREASLAAMVTHPNIVAVYDYGTVDGAPFIAMEYVEGETLAPHLGDKAIPLTKRLAWLVDVSRALAAAHEKGLVHRDVKPSNIMVTRAGLAKVLDFGLAKQTQPSSGPRAFQTLEGRVLGTPRYMAPEQLAGGAVTPQTDQYGLGVVAYELITGSHPNGADGRVIPPKLLTEVDPSLPFRLAVAVARALAKNPADRFPSMHELTAELERALTDVASGRGEDTSPFGTAAVHAPRALQTLPVGVPPAVVTAAGPSTTLPAGNAAMAPARTLPVVSGPAMAPVIASMPSPGGRVSPGRTLPSPGTKPVAPDGTLRSAVGDDGRALGLSIDETVRRAEAARDAAVERAAVERVPPSVVVVAPPRSSLRTWSKAMWLTVVVVGIAGVVAGALLAAWAIGGSAAPAPPSAPSSSSSPNVVF